Proteins encoded in a region of the Myxococcales bacterium genome:
- a CDS encoding RNA methyltransferase — protein sequence MSTEPQGRLVAGLQPVREAIRVHGSRLGRVLVDARDLPRLDAVARFATDQGVRSIQRVPRGELDRLSEGAQHQGVLAWAPPLELCDPASLWADPGLLAVALDGIQDPQNFGAVIRSAVGIAGAAVVWGEHASAPLTTATFRASAGAVEHARLCRVKSLVGALADAAAAGVQVIGLEARADRALRQIDLQAPTLLVIGSEGEGMGRGVRKACTSFAQLLPMSRLDSLNASVASGIALYEAVRQRSQ from the coding sequence GTGTCGACTGAGCCCCAGGGCAGGCTGGTTGCAGGCCTGCAGCCCGTTCGCGAGGCGATCCGCGTCCATGGCTCGCGCTTGGGCCGCGTCCTGGTCGATGCCCGCGATCTCCCGCGCCTGGACGCGGTGGCCCGTTTCGCGACGGATCAGGGGGTAAGATCCATCCAGCGGGTACCCCGGGGGGAGCTCGACCGGCTGAGCGAAGGGGCACAGCACCAGGGAGTACTGGCCTGGGCGCCACCGCTCGAGCTGTGTGACCCGGCCAGCCTGTGGGCCGATCCCGGCCTGCTCGCCGTGGCGCTCGACGGCATCCAGGACCCCCAGAACTTCGGTGCGGTGATCCGCAGCGCCGTCGGCATCGCCGGTGCCGCGGTGGTCTGGGGCGAGCACGCCTCGGCGCCGCTGACGACCGCGACCTTCCGCGCCTCGGCCGGCGCGGTGGAGCACGCCCGCCTGTGTCGGGTGAAGTCTCTCGTCGGCGCGCTCGCAGACGCCGCCGCTGCCGGAGTGCAGGTCATCGGACTCGAAGCTCGAGCCGACCGCGCTCTCCGGCAGATCGATTTGCAAGCCCCCACGCTGCTCGTCATCGGCAGCGAAGGCGAAGGAATGGGGCGCGGCGTCCGCAAGGCGTGCACGTCGTTCGCGCAGCTCCTGCCGATGAGCCGACTGGACTCGCTCAACGCGTCAGTGGCCTCGGGCATCGCGCTGTACGAAGCAGTTCGCCAGCGATCTCAGTGA
- a CDS encoding cysteine desulfurase, whose product MSGKPRLIYLDWNATTPPHADVVEAMRRQAETDWGNPESVHTLGRRARAVIEELREAIADHAGSDPRDVLLVSGGTEANNLALAGVSALVTSRLEHPSVIRVAEALAERGVPVRFLPLDGRGVVEPESVADALGELPVGATVAVMAVNHETGAIQPIAEIAELVRRAGGRLHVDAVQAVGKLAPTLYRVADSLALAAHKFRGPKGIGALVFRGSPSLLRPLLRGGAQQRGLRPGTQDPVAAAGFLTALRLSADGPSRYARLAAERDRLEAALAPWAEPNVSSGRAPHVSNLWVPGLRGDELVAALDLQGVCVSSGSACSAGSSEASPVLSAMYDETRARESVRVSLGDATPSEAVEAAISVMRRVLSVRVRRA is encoded by the coding sequence ATGAGCGGCAAGCCGCGGCTCATCTACCTGGATTGGAACGCAACGACGCCTCCTCATGCCGACGTGGTCGAGGCCATGCGACGCCAGGCCGAAACGGACTGGGGAAACCCCGAGAGTGTGCACACCCTCGGCCGCCGCGCCCGAGCAGTGATCGAAGAGCTACGCGAAGCAATCGCTGACCACGCGGGCTCGGACCCGCGGGACGTGCTGCTCGTATCCGGAGGCACCGAGGCGAACAACCTGGCGCTCGCCGGCGTCAGCGCGCTCGTGACGAGTCGGCTCGAGCACCCATCGGTGATTCGCGTGGCGGAGGCGCTGGCCGAGCGCGGAGTGCCCGTGCGGTTCTTGCCCCTCGACGGGCGAGGGGTCGTCGAGCCCGAGAGCGTGGCGGACGCGCTCGGCGAGCTGCCGGTGGGAGCGACGGTGGCGGTCATGGCGGTCAACCACGAGACGGGGGCGATCCAGCCCATTGCGGAGATCGCGGAGCTGGTGCGACGAGCGGGCGGGCGGTTGCACGTGGATGCCGTGCAGGCCGTGGGCAAGCTGGCGCCGACCCTCTACCGGGTCGCCGACAGCCTGGCGCTGGCGGCGCACAAGTTCCGCGGGCCAAAGGGGATCGGGGCGCTGGTCTTCCGGGGCTCGCCGAGCTTGCTTCGGCCGCTGCTCCGCGGGGGAGCGCAGCAGCGGGGCCTGCGACCCGGGACGCAAGATCCGGTCGCCGCCGCGGGCTTCCTGACTGCCCTGCGGCTCTCGGCCGACGGGCCGTCGAGGTACGCCCGTTTGGCGGCCGAACGGGATCGGCTCGAGGCCGCGCTCGCCCCCTGGGCGGAGCCCAACGTCAGCTCCGGGCGTGCGCCGCACGTATCGAACCTCTGGGTGCCTGGGCTGCGCGGGGACGAGCTCGTTGCCGCGCTGGACCTTCAGGGCGTCTGCGTCTCGAGCGGCAGCGCGTGCTCCGCGGGGTCGAGCGAGGCGTCCCCCGTGCTCAGCGCGATGTACGACGAGACGAGAGCGCGGGAGTCCGTTCGCGTGAGCCTGGGCGACGCCACCCCATCCGAGGCCGTCGAAGCGGCGATTTCCGTTATGCGTCGCGTACTTTCGGTTCGAGTCCGACGCGCATGA
- the pyrF gene encoding orotidine-5'-phosphate decarboxylase: MTAEKLGAHADPGARSRLAFALDYPNLAEARAGAERVRDAVGVLKIGLELFVREGPPAIHLGRELGCDVFLDLKLHDIPETVERAVASAAAHGVRYLTLHAGGGRRMLEQAARRAEGTGLTLLAVTVLTSLDDRDLLDVGVESTTSVHAARLAELAKSVGVHGLVCSVHEVARLRALMGAAAVLVTPGIRPAAGASDDQKRTGTPAAAIRAGSSLLVVGRPIRDAEDPPSAARAICDEIAQAARVD; the protein is encoded by the coding sequence GTGACCGCTGAAAAGCTCGGCGCCCACGCCGACCCCGGCGCGCGGAGTCGACTGGCTTTCGCGCTCGACTATCCGAATTTAGCGGAGGCCCGCGCCGGCGCGGAGCGTGTGCGCGACGCCGTCGGTGTGCTCAAGATCGGCCTCGAATTATTCGTGCGCGAAGGCCCACCCGCCATCCACCTCGGACGCGAGCTCGGCTGCGACGTGTTCCTCGACCTGAAGTTGCACGACATCCCCGAGACGGTCGAGCGCGCGGTGGCCTCCGCCGCGGCTCACGGCGTGCGTTACCTCACGCTGCATGCAGGCGGCGGAAGGCGCATGCTCGAACAGGCCGCGCGTCGCGCCGAAGGCACGGGACTCACCCTGCTCGCGGTCACGGTGCTCACCTCCCTCGACGATCGCGACCTCTTGGACGTCGGCGTCGAAAGCACGACCAGTGTCCACGCCGCGCGCCTCGCGGAGCTCGCGAAGAGCGTCGGAGTGCACGGCTTGGTCTGCTCCGTGCACGAGGTCGCGCGGCTGCGCGCGCTGATGGGAGCGGCGGCCGTGCTGGTGACGCCCGGCATCCGTCCCGCCGCGGGGGCCAGCGACGATCAGAAACGAACCGGTACTCCCGCCGCCGCAATCCGCGCCGGCTCGAGCTTGCTCGTGGTGGGACGCCCCATCCGCGACGCCGAGGATCCGCCGAGCGCCGCCCGGGCAATCTGCGACGAGATCGCACAGGCTGCGCGTGTCGACTGA
- a CDS encoding MCE family protein gives MSQRSIEVKVGVLILLALGLLGGFVVVMGGLSFEPTYTVYVDFDNPGGLQGGAPVRIAGVKVGKVKEMQFRGGQVDPKTNQPVAPIRIVAHIEKRYQKAIYENSRWYVTTQGVLGEQFLAVEPGSQDRPVLAAEAVVPGISPPRLDLLLSESYELLHRAYQGITNNEKKIGETFDGLHATLKGTGDFMAGNQKKLDNIVTNVETLTVESNETVRAARDRYIDNPQIQRIMSNVERTTSTLDKQVGPMLADGRAVLADTKKLTGTLTSDPQLKKYEKITQDVSDTTGRAKLAAADAQAMVAHVKRGKGTVGALVMDEALYDDLQEMLRDLKHNPWKFFWRE, from the coding sequence ATGAGCCAGCGATCGATCGAGGTGAAAGTCGGCGTATTGATCCTGCTGGCCCTGGGCCTGCTCGGCGGTTTCGTCGTGGTGATGGGCGGGCTCTCCTTCGAGCCGACCTACACGGTGTACGTCGACTTCGACAACCCCGGCGGGTTGCAGGGGGGCGCGCCGGTGCGCATCGCCGGCGTGAAGGTCGGCAAGGTGAAGGAGATGCAGTTTCGCGGCGGGCAAGTCGATCCGAAGACGAACCAGCCAGTCGCGCCGATCCGCATCGTCGCCCACATCGAGAAGCGATATCAGAAAGCCATCTACGAGAACTCACGCTGGTACGTGACGACCCAGGGTGTGCTCGGTGAGCAGTTCCTGGCCGTGGAGCCCGGCTCCCAAGATCGCCCGGTCTTGGCCGCCGAGGCCGTGGTCCCCGGCATCAGTCCGCCGCGCCTCGATCTGCTCTTGTCCGAGAGCTACGAACTTTTGCACCGCGCGTACCAAGGCATCACCAACAACGAGAAGAAGATCGGCGAGACTTTCGACGGGCTGCACGCCACGTTGAAGGGAACCGGCGACTTCATGGCAGGCAACCAGAAGAAGCTGGACAACATCGTCACCAACGTCGAGACGCTCACGGTCGAGAGCAACGAGACCGTGCGAGCCGCCCGGGACCGCTACATCGACAACCCGCAAATCCAGCGGATCATGAGCAACGTCGAGCGTACGACCAGCACGCTCGACAAGCAGGTGGGGCCCATGCTCGCCGACGGGCGTGCGGTGCTCGCGGACACCAAGAAGCTGACGGGAACGCTGACCTCGGATCCGCAGCTCAAGAAGTACGAAAAGATCACCCAGGACGTCAGCGACACCACGGGCCGCGCGAAGCTCGCCGCCGCCGATGCTCAAGCCATGGTCGCGCACGTCAAGCGTGGCAAGGGCACCGTCGGGGCGCTGGTCATGGACGAGGCGCTCTACGACGATCTGCAAGAGATGCTGCGCGACCTGAAGCACAACCCGTGGAAGTTCTTCTGGCGCGAGTGA
- a CDS encoding peptidyl-prolyl cis-trans isomerase has translation MAALTKIRASHVLIGYAGAQRTRATRSKDEAKKLADQLLGRLRGGAKFDAVANELSDDPSAKGRGGDLGTFDRFTMTKNFAEAAFALKVGEMSAVVETEFGFHIIKRTE, from the coding sequence ATGGCCGCGCTCACCAAGATCCGCGCCTCTCACGTGCTGATTGGCTACGCGGGCGCGCAACGAACTCGCGCGACGCGCAGCAAGGACGAGGCAAAGAAGCTCGCGGACCAGCTGCTCGGTCGCTTGCGGGGCGGCGCGAAGTTCGACGCCGTCGCGAACGAGCTCTCAGACGACCCGAGCGCAAAGGGGCGCGGCGGTGATCTCGGCACGTTCGATCGCTTCACGATGACGAAGAACTTCGCCGAGGCCGCCTTCGCGCTGAAGGTGGGAGAGATGTCGGCGGTGGTCGAGACCGAGTTTGGCTTCCACATCATCAAGCGCACCGAATGA
- a CDS encoding biotin/lipoyl-binding carrier protein — MATEVRAQITGTVWKVVVTLGDAVAEEQTLAILESMKMEIPVEAPIEGRVLAIHVAEGDLVEEGALLVTLE; from the coding sequence GTGGCGACGGAAGTTCGGGCCCAAATCACGGGGACGGTCTGGAAGGTGGTCGTCACCCTGGGCGACGCGGTCGCCGAAGAGCAGACCCTCGCCATCCTCGAGTCGATGAAGATGGAGATCCCAGTGGAGGCGCCGATCGAGGGCCGCGTTCTGGCCATTCACGTGGCGGAGGGCGATTTGGTCGAAGAAGGTGCCCTGCTGGTCACGCTGGAATGA
- a CDS encoding hybrid sensor histidine kinase/response regulator: MTKVLHIEDDPANRLLVKKLLTVAGFEVVEAEDGLEGIRKASAERPDLVLVDIAMPGLDGYEVTLRLRSQPELYGVPIVAITAEGSRETSLAVGCDGFLQKPIDARSFAATLRGYLEGRREQVSPDLTGKQLRLQSQKIAAHLEEKIAELERANARLRELDHARKEFYRNISHELATPMTPIVGYVKLLLDQELGSLEPAQHKALKSMNECVERLRGLIDNLLDVTALETGKLKLATRPLDFSQIVRDALARRQGSFERALLTLTAELPSAPLHGQGDAERIGQAIDHLLDNAAKFTPSGGSVGVRARRLASGHFELVVADTGPGVPPDTVERLFEPFYQVDGSPTRAHGGTGIGLAIVKGIARGHAGDVRVVSPADERIDGVRLGGAAFYLIVPERAPGGVRP; encoded by the coding sequence TTGACCAAGGTCCTGCACATCGAAGACGACCCGGCCAACCGGCTCTTGGTCAAGAAACTCCTGACCGTCGCGGGTTTCGAGGTCGTGGAGGCCGAGGATGGGCTCGAAGGCATCCGGAAAGCGAGCGCGGAGCGCCCGGACCTGGTGCTCGTCGACATCGCCATGCCCGGACTCGATGGCTACGAGGTGACGCTCCGCCTGCGCTCGCAGCCCGAGCTGTACGGCGTGCCGATCGTGGCCATCACCGCCGAGGGCAGCCGGGAGACCAGCTTGGCGGTGGGCTGCGATGGGTTCCTGCAGAAGCCCATCGACGCCCGATCGTTCGCGGCCACCCTGCGCGGGTATCTGGAGGGGAGACGCGAACAGGTCTCGCCGGACCTGACCGGCAAACAGCTGCGGCTGCAGAGCCAGAAGATCGCCGCGCACCTGGAGGAGAAGATCGCTGAGCTCGAGCGCGCGAACGCCCGGCTCCGGGAGCTCGACCACGCGCGCAAGGAGTTCTATCGCAACATCTCGCACGAGCTGGCGACGCCGATGACGCCCATCGTCGGCTACGTGAAGCTGTTGCTCGATCAGGAGCTTGGCTCGCTCGAGCCGGCGCAGCACAAGGCGCTCAAATCCATGAACGAGTGTGTCGAGCGACTGCGCGGGTTGATCGACAACCTGCTCGACGTGACTGCGCTCGAGACCGGCAAGCTCAAGCTGGCGACGCGCCCGCTCGATTTTTCGCAGATTGTTCGGGATGCCCTCGCGCGCAGGCAAGGCAGCTTCGAGCGGGCGCTGCTGACGCTCACGGCAGAGCTCCCGAGCGCACCCCTGCACGGTCAGGGCGACGCGGAGCGGATCGGCCAGGCCATCGACCACTTGCTGGACAACGCGGCGAAGTTCACGCCCTCTGGCGGCAGCGTCGGAGTGCGGGCGCGGCGCCTGGCCTCGGGCCACTTCGAGCTCGTGGTTGCCGACACCGGGCCGGGGGTGCCGCCGGACACGGTCGAGCGGTTGTTCGAGCCCTTTTATCAGGTCGACGGCTCGCCGACGCGGGCGCACGGCGGCACGGGGATCGGCCTCGCCATCGTGAAGGGCATTGCCCGCGGACACGCCGGCGACGTGCGCGTCGTATCACCTGCAGACGAGCGCATCGACGGAGTGCGCCTGGGAGGGGCTGCGTTTTATCTCATCGTGCCGGAGCGGGCGCCCGGCGGCGTTCGCCCATGA